The genomic window GCCCAGGCCGCAGGCGTCGTGCTCGAAGGAGGGATCGTAGAGTCCTTGGCGGGGCGGCAGCGACATTTCGATTTCCTCGGGTGTAGCCGTGCGGAGGCCGGATGGCCCCGTTCATGCTGCATGGCTCAACCGTAGCAAGGTGCCGGAGGCATGAACCGGTTATTTGTAAAGGTTATAGCTGGATTCGGACATCGAACGCGACCCGGATCGGTTAATATAAAAAATGGTTATTTTGATATAAAAAATACAAAATGAAAAATAAAAATCATGTAAATAATGCCAAATTCGATGAGAATTAGCCACCAAGGAGGGGCTCGTGAACGCTGCCGACACCGCCTGGATACTTGTCTCCACCGCCCTGGTCCTGCTGATGACGCCGGCCCTGGCCTTCTTCTACGGGGGCCTGGTCCGCGCCAAGAACGCCCTCAACACCATGATGATGAGCCTGGTGTCCCTGGGCTGCGTGGGGGTGGCGTGGTTCCTCCTGGGCTACTCCCTGGCCTTCGGCCCGGGCAGCCAGGCGCTGGGGGACCTCTCCTTCGTCCTGCTGCGCGGCGTGGGCCTGGACTGCGCTCCGGGGGCAACCATCCCCAGGCTTCTGTTCATGGCCTACCAGGGCACCTTCGCCATCATCACCGCGGCCCTCATCTCGGGCGCGGTGGTCGAGCGCATGAAGTTCCTGGCCTACGCCGTCTTCATCACGCTCTGGAGCCTGGTGGCGTACGGCACCGTGGCCCACTGGGTGTGGGGCGGGGGCTGGCTGGCCCGCATGGGGGCCCTCGACTTCGCCGGGGGCACCGTGGTTCACATCACCGCGGCCACCGCGGCGCTGGTGGCCGCGACCTTCCTGGGTCCCCGCAAGGACTTCGCGCGCCAGGCCATCCTGCCCCACAACGTGCCCTTCACGATCCTGGGGGCCGGGCTGCTGTGGTTCGGGTGGTTCGGCTTCAACGGCGGCAGCGCCCTGGCGGTGAACGGCCAGGCCGTGCTGGCCTTCGTGAACACCCTCGCGGCCCCCGCGGCCACCCTGCTGGTGTGGATGGGCCTGGACCTGGCGCGCTCGGGCAAGGCCACGGCCGCCGGCGGCGCCACGGGCATCGTGGTGGGCCTGGTGGCCATCACCCCCGCGGCGGGCTACGTGTCGCCGGTGTCGGCCCTGCTCATCGGAGGCCTGGCGGCGGTGCCCAGCCACTTCGCCATCCTCTGGCGCGCCCGCACGCGCCTGGACGATTCCCTCGACGTGGTGGCCGCCCACGGCCTGGGGGGCACCGTGGGCGCGCTGCTCACCGGGGTCTTCGCCGACCGGGCCTGGGGCGCGCCGGTGAACGGCCTGCTCCACGGGAACCCGAGGCAGTTCCTCGTGCAGGGCCTGGCGGTGCTGGCCACCGTGGCCTTCACGGCCCTGGCCACCCTCGCCCTCCTCAAGCTGGTGGCCTTGTTCGCCGCCCTGAAGGCCACGCCCGCCGAGGAGGGCCAGGGCCTGGACTTCAGCCAGCACGGCGAGGAGGCCTATGCGTCGGGCGACGGCGCCCTGCTGCTGCTGCCCGATGTCCGGGCGCGCGTCGAGATCAGCCTTCTGCCTTCCGAAGGAGCCGTCCATTGAAACTCATCATCGCCTTCATCCGCCCCGAAAAGCTCACCGACGTGCTGGAGTCGCTGTACCGCCTGGACGTGAAGGGCTTCACCGTCACGAGGGTCCAGGGCCATGGCGGAGAGACCGAGCGCGTGGAGACCTACCGCGGCGCCACCGTGAAGATGGAGCTCTCGGACAAGGTCCGCCTCGAGATCGGCGTCTCCAACCCCTTCGTGGAACCCACCGTGAAGGCCATCCTCCGCAGCGCCCGCACGGGTGAGGTGGGCGACGGGAAGGTGATGGTGGTGCCCCTGGAACAGGTGTACCGCATCCGCACCGGCGAGGAGGACCGCGCGGCGGTGACGCCCGTGGGCGTGGATCCCCATCTGGAGTCCTTCTAGGTCACAATGGGGCCTGGAGGGCGATCCGTGCGAATCGGCATTCTGGGCTACGGGAAGTTCGGCCAGGCCCTCGGCGGGCTCCTGGAGCAGGGGGGCTGCGCCTTCCGGGCCCTGGATCCCGTCGCCTCCGTGCCCGCGGAGGTCCGCGCCCCGAGCCTGGAGGCCCTGGTCGAAGGCTCGGACATCCTCGCCCTCGCCGTGCCCGTGGGAGCCCTGCCCGAGGCCCTGGACCGGGTGGCGCCCCGGGTGGGGCCCGGGCAGATCGTCTTCGACGTGGCCAGCGTCAAGGTGCTCCCCGCGAAATGGATGGCCGAGCGGCTCAAGGGGCCGCACGTGGGCGTCCACCCGCTGTTCGGGCCCGTGAGCCTCGCCCGGGCCGAGCGGCCCCTGCGCACCGTGGTGTGCGCCGTCCCCGGGTTCCAGGGCGCGGCGGACCAGGTGGCCGCGCTCTTCCGGAACCTGGGCTGCGAGGTGCTGGAGCAGAGCGCGGAGGACCACGACCGGCTCATGGCCAGCACCCACGCCCTCACCTTCTTCCTGGCCAAGGGCCTGCTGGAGATGGGCGCGGGGGCGGACCTGCCCTTCGCCCCGCCCTCCTTCCACGCCATCCAGCGCACCCTGGACGCGGTGCGGGAGGACGCCAGCCATCTCTTCACGTCCATCCAGAACCTCAACCCCTTCGCCGGGGACGCCCGG from Geothrix sp. 21YS21S-2 includes these protein-coding regions:
- a CDS encoding ammonium transporter; amino-acid sequence: MNAADTAWILVSTALVLLMTPALAFFYGGLVRAKNALNTMMMSLVSLGCVGVAWFLLGYSLAFGPGSQALGDLSFVLLRGVGLDCAPGATIPRLLFMAYQGTFAIITAALISGAVVERMKFLAYAVFITLWSLVAYGTVAHWVWGGGWLARMGALDFAGGTVVHITAATAALVAATFLGPRKDFARQAILPHNVPFTILGAGLLWFGWFGFNGGSALAVNGQAVLAFVNTLAAPAATLLVWMGLDLARSGKATAAGGATGIVVGLVAITPAAGYVSPVSALLIGGLAAVPSHFAILWRARTRLDDSLDVVAAHGLGGTVGALLTGVFADRAWGAPVNGLLHGNPRQFLVQGLAVLATVAFTALATLALLKLVALFAALKATPAEEGQGLDFSQHGEEAYASGDGALLLLPDVRARVEISLLPSEGAVH
- a CDS encoding P-II family nitrogen regulator gives rise to the protein MKLIIAFIRPEKLTDVLESLYRLDVKGFTVTRVQGHGGETERVETYRGATVKMELSDKVRLEIGVSNPFVEPTVKAILRSARTGEVGDGKVMVVPLEQVYRIRTGEEDRAAVTPVGVDPHLESF
- a CDS encoding prephenate dehydrogenase/arogenate dehydrogenase family protein, with amino-acid sequence MRIGILGYGKFGQALGGLLEQGGCAFRALDPVASVPAEVRAPSLEALVEGSDILALAVPVGALPEALDRVAPRVGPGQIVFDVASVKVLPAKWMAERLKGPHVGVHPLFGPVSLARAERPLRTVVCAVPGFQGAADQVAALFRNLGCEVLEQSAEDHDRLMASTHALTFFLAKGLLEMGAGADLPFAPPSFHAIQRTLDAVREDASHLFTSIQNLNPFAGDARSRLLQALQAIDAGLAGPGGGDEVPPLLSMPDLGQRSPALVEARAMIDDLDRELVELLARRAELSRRAGRAKAVLGAPVLDPGREASLMRDRRAWAQADGLDPEVVEGVFQAILRASRRVQGPGGA